A genomic segment from Fusarium fujikuroi IMI 58289 draft genome, chromosome FFUJ_chr04 encodes:
- a CDS encoding RP-8-like protein, whose protein sequence is MASYDSDSSDGEFEETNVLLGYASKEADEDSVSKLGGRPDWLDENVPNAAYARCKVCKDFMALILQLNGELPERFPEHERRLYVFACRRQTCRRKDGSIRALRGLRVWKEEASKEPSQEKKVEEEKPKNDGPGLGETLFGSKGLGSASGANPFSSNANPFSNSSSSGNPFSSGSANPFSSPNTQPEPVKPASPEPATTSLSKTFAESLNIKDTPVSPPQPSEPWPTEDAQAQPYPTLYLADADFETLEPTATNVPTNARLEDADAAEPSILDREAFESSMDATFQKFADRLAQNPEQVIRYEFAGTPLLYSKKDAVGEAVNKGAIPRCPNCTARRVFEVQLTPNAIAELEADDMSLEGMEWGTIIVGVCEQDCSPRGTPVGEVGYLEEWAGVQWEELSKGN, encoded by the exons aTGGCTTCGTACGATTCCGATTCCTCGGATGGCGAATTTGAGGAGACAAACGTGCTCCTGGGATATGCCTCTAAAGAAGCAGACGAAGACTCTGTCAGCAAACTCGGAGGCCGTCCT GACTGGTTGGACGAGAATGTTCCCAACGCAGCCTACGCACGATGCAAAGTCTGCAAGGATTTTATGGCTTTGATCCTACAGCTCAACGGCGAACTCCCCGAACGATTCCCTGAGCATGAGCGACGACTTTATGTCTTCGCCTGTAGAAGACAGACTTGCCGGCGGAAAGATGGCAGCATCCGCGCACTGAGAGGTCTGCGGGTATGGAAGGAGGAAGCTTCCAAAGAGCCCAGTCAAGAGAAGaaagttgaagaggaaaagcCAAAGAACGATGGGCCTGGATTAGGAGAGACTTTGTTTGGTTCCAAGGGATTGGGAAGTGCATCTGGCGCAAATCCATTCTCTAGCAATGCGAACCCATTCAGCAACTCCAGCAGTTCTGGAAACCCATTTAGCTCTGGATCTGCGAACCCGTTTTCCTCTCCAAATACACAGCCTGAACCTGTCAAACCTGCCTCTCCCGAGCCAGCAACAACATCCCTCAGCAAAACATTTGCAGAATCTCTCAATATTAAGGATACACCGGTGTCGCCACCTCAACCTTCAGAGCCCTGGCCAACCGAAGATGCTCAGGCCCAGCCGTATCCTACTCTCTATCTAGCTGACGCCGATTTCGAAACTCTGGAACCGACCGCCACGAATGTTCCCACCAACGCCCgtcttgaagatgctgatgccGCGGAACCTTCTATACTGGACCGCGAGGCTTTTGAGTCGAGCATGGACGCTACGTTCCAGAAGTTTGCAGATCGTCTGGCGCAGAACCCTGAGCAAGTTATTCGTTATGAGTTTGCAGGCACTCCTCTCTTATATTCAAAGAAGGATGCTGTTGGTGAGGCTGTGAACAAGGGTGCTATCCCCAGGTGCCCCAACTGTACGGCGAGAAGAGTTTTTGAGGTGCAGTTGACACCAAACGCTATTGCAGAGCTTGAGGCAGACGACATGAGTTTAGAAGGTATGGAATGGGGTACGATAATTGTTGGTGTATGTGAGCAAGATTGCTCGCCTCGAGGAACACCAGTTGGAGAGGTTGGATACCTTGAGGAATGGGCTGGCGTGCAATGGGAGGAGCTGTCCAAGGGGAACTGA